A genomic window from Streptomyces sp. NBC_01429 includes:
- the topA gene encoding type I DNA topoisomerase, with the protein MSPTSETAHGGRRLVIVESPAKAKTIKGYLGPGYVVEASVGHIRDLPNGAAEVPEKYTGEVRRLGVDVENDFQPIYVVNADKKSQVRKLKELLAESDELYLATDEDREGEAIAWHLQEVLKPKVPVHRMVFHEITKDAIRAAVANPRELNTRMVDAQETRRILDRLYGYEVSPVLWKKVMRGLSAGRVQSVATRLVVERERERIAFRSAEYWDLTGTFSTGRAGDASDPSSLVARLNSVDGRRVAQGRDFGPDGRLKSDQVLHLDEENARALATALANASFAVRSVESKPYRRSPYAPFRTTTLQQEASRKLGFGAKSTMQVAQKLYENGFITYMRTDSTTLSDTAVSAARAQVTQLYGASYLPDKPRTYAGKVKNAQEAHEAIRPSGDRFRTPAETGLSGDQFRLYELIWKRTVASQMKDAVGNSVTVKIGGRSSDGRDAEFSASGKTITFHGFMKAYVEGADDPNAELDDRERRLPQVAEGDALSAEEVSVDGHATKPPARYTEASLVKELEEREIGRPSTYASIIGTILDRGYVFKKGTALVPSFLSFAVVNLLETHFGRLVDYDFTAKMEDDLDRIAQGEAQAVPWLRRFYFGEGDDRAGAASSAGNGDGDHLGGLKELVTDLGAIDAKEISSFPIGDGIMLRVGRYGPYVERGEKDEEGHQRADVPEELAPDELTVEYAEELLAKPSGDFELGTDPESGHQIVAKDGRYGPYVTEILPDGTPKTGKNAVKPRTASLFKSMTLDTVTLADALKLMSLPRVVGKDAEGVEITAQNGRYGPYLKKGTDSRSLTAEDQLFDITLDEALAIYAQPKQRGRAAAKPPLKELGTDPVSERPVVVKDGRFGPYVTDGETNATLRTDDSVEAITPERGYELLAEKRAKAPAKKTAKKAAKKAPAKKAPAKKTAAKKTTAAKTATAKKTTAKKTTSAKTATGTAKKTAAKSSAANADS; encoded by the coding sequence TTGTCCCCGACCAGCGAGACCGCACACGGCGGCCGTCGACTCGTCATCGTCGAGTCGCCCGCCAAGGCGAAGACGATCAAGGGCTACCTCGGCCCTGGCTATGTCGTCGAGGCGAGCGTCGGGCACATCCGTGACCTCCCGAACGGGGCCGCCGAGGTGCCCGAGAAGTACACGGGTGAGGTGCGCCGGCTCGGCGTCGACGTCGAGAACGACTTCCAGCCGATCTACGTCGTCAACGCCGACAAGAAGTCCCAGGTCAGAAAGCTCAAGGAGCTGCTGGCCGAGTCCGACGAGCTGTACCTCGCCACTGATGAGGACCGCGAGGGCGAAGCCATCGCGTGGCACCTCCAGGAAGTGCTGAAGCCCAAGGTCCCGGTCCACCGGATGGTCTTCCACGAGATCACCAAGGACGCGATCAGGGCCGCCGTCGCCAATCCGCGCGAGCTGAACACGCGGATGGTCGACGCCCAGGAGACCCGCCGCATCCTCGACCGGCTGTACGGGTACGAGGTCTCGCCGGTGCTGTGGAAGAAGGTCATGCGCGGCCTGTCCGCGGGCCGCGTCCAGTCCGTCGCGACCCGGCTCGTCGTCGAGCGCGAGCGTGAGCGCATCGCGTTCCGCTCCGCCGAGTACTGGGACCTGACCGGCACGTTCTCCACCGGCCGCGCGGGCGACGCCTCGGATCCGTCCTCGCTGGTCGCCCGGCTGAACTCCGTCGACGGCCGGCGTGTCGCCCAGGGCCGCGACTTCGGTCCCGACGGCCGGCTCAAGTCCGACCAGGTGCTCCATCTGGACGAGGAGAACGCGCGGGCGCTGGCGACCGCGCTGGCGAACGCCTCCTTCGCCGTCCGCTCGGTCGAGTCCAAGCCGTACCGCCGCTCCCCGTACGCGCCCTTCCGCACGACGACCCTCCAGCAGGAGGCGTCGCGCAAGCTGGGCTTCGGGGCGAAGTCCACGATGCAGGTCGCGCAGAAGCTGTACGAGAACGGCTTCATCACCTACATGCGTACGGATTCCACCACCCTCTCCGACACCGCCGTCTCGGCCGCCCGGGCGCAGGTCACGCAGTTGTACGGCGCGAGCTACCTGCCGGACAAGCCGCGCACGTACGCCGGGAAGGTCAAGAACGCGCAGGAGGCGCACGAGGCGATCCGTCCCTCGGGCGACCGCTTCCGTACCCCCGCGGAGACCGGGCTGAGCGGCGACCAGTTCCGGCTGTACGAGCTGATCTGGAAGCGGACCGTCGCCTCCCAGATGAAGGACGCGGTCGGCAACAGCGTCACCGTCAAGATCGGCGGCAGGTCGAGCGACGGCCGGGACGCGGAATTCTCCGCCTCCGGCAAGACGATCACCTTCCACGGCTTCATGAAGGCGTACGTCGAAGGCGCCGACGACCCGAACGCCGAGCTGGACGACCGCGAGCGCAGGCTGCCGCAGGTCGCCGAGGGCGACGCGCTCTCCGCCGAGGAGGTCTCGGTCGACGGGCACGCCACCAAGCCGCCGGCCCGCTACACCGAAGCCTCGCTGGTCAAGGAGTTGGAAGAGCGCGAGATCGGCCGTCCGTCGACCTACGCCTCGATCATCGGCACCATCCTCGACCGCGGCTACGTCTTCAAGAAGGGCACGGCGCTCGTCCCGTCCTTCCTCTCCTTCGCCGTGGTCAACCTGCTGGAGACCCACTTCGGCCGGCTGGTCGACTACGACTTCACGGCCAAGATGGAGGACGACCTCGACCGGATCGCCCAGGGCGAGGCCCAGGCCGTGCCGTGGCTGAGGCGCTTCTACTTCGGTGAGGGCGACGACCGCGCCGGCGCCGCTTCGAGCGCGGGCAACGGCGACGGGGACCACCTCGGCGGTCTCAAGGAACTCGTCACTGACCTCGGCGCGATCGACGCCAAGGAGATCTCCTCGTTCCCCATCGGGGACGGGATCATGCTCCGCGTCGGGCGCTACGGACCGTACGTCGAGCGTGGTGAGAAGGACGAAGAGGGCCACCAGCGGGCCGATGTGCCCGAGGAGCTGGCCCCCGACGAGCTGACGGTGGAGTACGCGGAGGAGCTGCTCGCCAAGCCGAGCGGCGACTTCGAGCTGGGCACCGACCCGGAAAGCGGCCACCAGATCGTCGCCAAGGACGGCCGGTACGGCCCGTACGTGACCGAGATCCTGCCGGACGGCACGCCGAAGACCGGCAAGAACGCGGTCAAGCCCCGTACCGCCTCGCTGTTCAAGTCGATGACCCTGGACACGGTCACGCTCGCCGACGCGCTCAAGCTGATGTCGCTGCCGCGCGTGGTGGGCAAGGACGCCGAGGGCGTCGAGATCACGGCGCAGAACGGCCGGTACGGCCCGTATCTCAAGAAGGGCACCGATTCGCGGTCGCTGACGGCCGAGGACCAGCTCTTCGACATCACGCTGGACGAGGCGCTGGCGATCTACGCCCAGCCCAAGCAGCGCGGGCGCGCGGCGGCCAAGCCGCCGCTGAAGGAGCTGGGCACGGACCCGGTGAGCGAACGTCCCGTCGTGGTGAAGGACGGCCGCTTCGGCCCGTACGTCACGGACGGCGAGACGAACGCGACCCTGCGGACCGACGACAGCGTCGAGGCGATCACTCCGGAGCGGGGTTACGAGCTGCTCGCGGAGAAGCGGGCGAAGGCGCCGGCCAAGAAGACCGCCAAGAAGGCGGCGAAGAAGGCTCCCGCGAAGAAGGCCCCGGCGAAGAAGACGGCGGCCAAGAAGACGACCGCGGCGAAGACCGCGACGGCGAAGAAGACCACCGCGAAGAAGACGACGTCCGCCAAGACGGCTACGGGCACGGCGAAGAAGACGGCTGCCAAGTCGTCGGCGGCGAACGCCGACAGCTAG
- a CDS encoding DUF7059 domain-containing protein has product MSTTSLPASDHSSRLRAALLAADFTADGLLDLLGASAYAALARSETVPALRATRGDTPLETLVRLFLLQGSVPHAAARAALPLDEALADGWVVRDGEGVRATVDVRPYGGPEGQDWFIVSDLGCAVGGASGASGHGEGVVLGVGGASTTLAGLTVRTPVSSALDLGAGSGIQALHAAQHATRVTATDLNPRALGFTRLTLALSDAPPAELREGSLFEPVADETYDLIVSNPPFVISPGARLTYRDGGMGGDDLCRTLVQQAGERLNAGGFAHFLANWQHVEGEEWQDRLRSWVPRGCDAWIVQREVQDITQYAELWLRDSGDHRGDPEAYAARYEAWLDEFEARGTKAVGFGWITLRKADSERPSVVAEEWPHPVEQPLGPTVRAHFERQDYLRTHDDAALLAGHFTLAPEVVQEQVGLPGAEDPEHVVLRQNRGMRRATKVDTVGAGFAGVCDGTLSAGRILDAIAQLTGEDAVLLRDRTPQAIRLLVEEGFLEPVPEPR; this is encoded by the coding sequence GTGAGTACGACCAGCCTTCCCGCGTCCGACCACTCGTCCCGACTCCGCGCGGCCCTGCTCGCCGCCGACTTCACCGCCGACGGTCTGCTGGACCTGCTCGGTGCCTCCGCCTACGCCGCGCTGGCCCGCAGCGAGACCGTGCCCGCGCTGCGCGCCACCCGCGGCGACACCCCGCTCGAAACGCTCGTACGCCTCTTCCTTCTCCAGGGTTCCGTCCCGCACGCGGCGGCGCGCGCCGCGCTGCCGCTGGACGAGGCGCTGGCCGACGGCTGGGTCGTACGGGACGGGGAGGGGGTCCGCGCCACGGTGGACGTACGGCCGTACGGCGGACCCGAGGGGCAGGACTGGTTCATCGTCTCCGACCTGGGCTGCGCCGTCGGCGGCGCCTCGGGCGCGAGCGGCCACGGCGAGGGCGTGGTGCTCGGCGTCGGCGGCGCCTCCACGACCCTGGCCGGGCTCACGGTCCGTACGCCCGTGAGCAGCGCGCTGGACCTCGGCGCAGGCTCCGGCATCCAGGCGCTGCACGCCGCCCAGCACGCCACCCGGGTCACCGCCACCGATCTCAACCCGCGGGCGCTCGGCTTCACCCGGCTGACCCTCGCCCTCTCCGACGCGCCGCCCGCCGAGCTGCGCGAGGGCTCGCTGTTCGAGCCGGTCGCGGACGAGACGTACGACCTGATCGTCTCCAACCCGCCGTTCGTGATCTCCCCCGGCGCCCGGCTCACCTACCGGGACGGCGGGATGGGCGGGGACGATCTGTGCCGCACGCTCGTTCAGCAGGCGGGCGAGCGGCTGAACGCGGGCGGGTTCGCCCACTTCCTCGCCAACTGGCAGCACGTGGAGGGGGAGGAGTGGCAGGACCGGCTGCGCTCCTGGGTGCCGCGCGGCTGCGACGCCTGGATCGTGCAGCGCGAGGTCCAGGACATCACGCAGTACGCCGAGCTGTGGCTGCGCGACAGCGGTGACCACCGGGGCGACCCGGAGGCGTACGCCGCGCGGTACGAAGCCTGGCTGGACGAGTTCGAGGCGCGCGGCACCAAAGCGGTGGGGTTCGGCTGGATCACGCTCAGGAAAGCGGACAGCGAGCGGCCCTCGGTCGTCGCGGAGGAGTGGCCCCACCCGGTGGAGCAGCCGCTCGGCCCGACCGTCCGGGCGCATTTCGAGCGGCAGGACTATCTGCGGACGCACGACGACGCCGCGCTCCTCGCCGGCCATTTCACGCTGGCGCCCGAGGTGGTCCAGGAGCAGGTCGGGCTGCCGGGGGCCGAGGACCCGGAGCATGTGGTGCTCCGTCAGAACCGTGGCATGCGCCGGGCGACCAAGGTCGACACGGTCGGGGCGGGGTTCGCGGGAGTCTGCGACGGGACCCTGAGCGCCGGGCGGATTCTGGACGCGATCGCGCAGCTGACGGGGGAGGACGCGGTGCTGCTCCGCGACCGTACGCCGCAGGCGATCCGGCTGCTGGTGGAGGAGGGCTTCCTGGAGCCGGTTCCGGAGCCGCGCTGA
- a CDS encoding small secreted protein, which yields MNKKLVAALSGGAVLLMALSGCSGGDDTDSKVNNWAKKVCDQVQPQLTKIASANTSIQQATSDRSKPAEVQETDSAAFQSISQAYKALGTAVDSAGAPPGDEGEKTQQEAVKELNATSTAYAGLKTKVDALDTKDQAKFADGLKGVADELEKLGTSGDKALQRLQSGDVGKAMARQPGCQKPTASTGASSSPTAAGSES from the coding sequence GTGAACAAGAAGCTTGTGGCCGCGCTGTCCGGCGGTGCGGTACTGCTCATGGCGCTGTCCGGCTGCAGTGGTGGCGACGACACTGACAGCAAGGTGAACAACTGGGCGAAGAAGGTCTGTGATCAGGTTCAGCCGCAGCTGACGAAGATCGCGAGTGCCAATACCTCGATTCAGCAGGCCACCTCGGACCGCAGCAAGCCCGCCGAGGTTCAGGAGACCGATTCCGCCGCCTTCCAGTCGATTTCCCAGGCGTACAAGGCGCTGGGCACCGCCGTGGACAGCGCGGGCGCCCCGCCCGGCGACGAGGGCGAGAAGACCCAGCAGGAGGCCGTCAAGGAGCTGAACGCCACCTCGACGGCGTACGCGGGCCTCAAGACCAAGGTCGATGCGCTCGACACGAAGGACCAGGCGAAGTTCGCCGACGGTCTCAAGGGCGTCGCGGACGAGCTGGAGAAGCTCGGCACGAGCGGTGACAAGGCCCTCCAGCGCCTTCAGTCGGGTGATGTCGGCAAGGCCATGGCCCGGCAGCCCGGCTGCCAGAAGCCGACGGCCTCGACGGGCGCCTCCAGCTCCCCGACGGCGGCCGGCAGCGAGTCCTGA
- the tmk gene encoding dTMP kinase gives MTRAEQPTVVSPTSDSDALAADSRERAVRSLLRLPPLRRLWGAQFAGGTGDVLAVLVLLLLSLQAAIAEGSFGAGYRGAAFAVAAVFGARILATLLFGAVLLGPLSALTAPGTGTRPAKPVRLVKPATSAEKTAPGTSGETNLFGASVAPAASAAPGAPAASAASGKAAKPQRDGGPLDRRWTMIVADVLRLGLLIVAPLWLDWTPERALPILLSTVFVLGVAERFWTVAKESAAPALLPAPPLEGAAVRPLPDHLDALRRLSQRTTFLAVPAAAAVLLVATLIGNLLGTGIDWFSLHQAALGSYVAAGLFAASVSTLYFLELPDGHTPRPRSPLEGLRGPGGAAAGTAGDKGRTGAVPLLVLACAAIAAAVAAAVAVSVLQAKDIGGGPVAFALLVLALTGGAGLGIRNAAKVLPALSRRRLFALAIAVTGVALLAMGLVPDTATVLLLALLTGFTAGVVANTGHALIDVETEDSRRPRVTEHLHAVVRAFVALGVVIAPLVAAAIGPHRLASGTFVFAHDGAAFTLMLVGALLLPLAAVVLAKTDDRSGVPLRRDLSDALRGGADPAQVPAGTGFFLVLEGGDGAGKTTQVEALAAWIRAKGHEVVVTREPGATPVGKRLRSILLDVSSAGLSNRAEALLYAADRAEHVDSVVRPALERGAIVISDRYIDSSVAYQGAGRDLSPTEIARISRWATDGLVPNLTVLLDVSPEAARERFTEAPDRLESEPTEFHQRVRTGFLTLAAADPARYLVVDAGQLPEEITTVVRHRLDQLLPLSEAEVEAREEARRAAIEEARRKAEEEAARKAEEERLAREREAQLAKLRAEEEERKRRELEEARQREAERQAEEARQRAEEEHRKAEEERKRREAEERAYEAEQERLRKQAKEEARLRVEAEERRREKQRKAEEALLRAEEARRVAEESAAAAAAAAAAAESPEHPEPPAHSPNELTVPTPVVRKRTVAPDDVTQEVPAVRPENLRPKAEPRPGAGPSDAAETAVFPPVRDDRPRVDESRDDKPQDGKPRDGNRSGGRDAKGARDGRDARDARGSRDARAADETAVLPPVRNSDPADRVPRGFFRDDARPAPAEGGNERTRELPQIDPEASPGRQPERPRRRSDWAEETPLDDLPTLADELLGSHDENDDEGKGGRRR, from the coding sequence ATGACGCGAGCCGAGCAGCCAACGGTCGTGAGCCCCACCTCCGACTCCGACGCACTTGCCGCAGACTCACGAGAGCGCGCCGTACGATCTTTGTTGCGCCTTCCTCCGCTGCGGCGGTTGTGGGGCGCCCAGTTCGCCGGCGGGACCGGCGACGTACTCGCCGTACTCGTGCTTCTGCTGCTGTCGTTGCAGGCGGCGATCGCCGAGGGCTCGTTCGGTGCTGGATACCGGGGCGCGGCGTTCGCCGTCGCCGCCGTGTTCGGCGCCCGAATCCTCGCGACGCTGCTGTTCGGAGCGGTGCTCCTCGGTCCGCTGTCGGCGCTGACCGCGCCCGGCACCGGTACCCGGCCCGCCAAGCCGGTACGGCTGGTGAAGCCCGCGACCTCGGCGGAGAAGACGGCTCCGGGGACTTCCGGCGAGACGAACCTCTTCGGCGCATCGGTCGCTCCGGCGGCTTCGGCGGCTCCGGGTGCTCCGGCGGCTTCGGCGGCTTCGGGCAAGGCCGCGAAGCCGCAGCGGGACGGCGGGCCGCTGGACCGGCGCTGGACGATGATCGTCGCGGACGTACTCCGTCTCGGCCTGCTCATCGTCGCGCCGCTGTGGCTCGACTGGACCCCTGAGCGCGCCCTTCCGATCCTCCTCAGCACCGTCTTCGTCCTCGGCGTCGCCGAGCGCTTCTGGACGGTCGCCAAGGAGAGCGCCGCGCCGGCCCTGCTGCCCGCGCCTCCACTGGAGGGCGCCGCGGTGCGCCCGCTGCCCGACCACCTCGACGCCCTGCGCAGGCTCTCCCAGCGCACGACGTTCCTCGCGGTGCCCGCCGCGGCGGCGGTCCTGCTCGTCGCCACCCTGATCGGCAATCTGCTGGGCACGGGCATCGACTGGTTCTCGCTGCATCAGGCGGCCCTGGGCTCCTATGTCGCGGCGGGGCTGTTCGCCGCTTCCGTCTCCACGCTGTACTTCCTGGAGCTGCCCGACGGGCACACGCCCCGGCCGCGCTCCCCGCTCGAAGGGCTGCGGGGCCCCGGCGGCGCCGCGGCCGGGACCGCCGGGGACAAGGGCCGTACGGGCGCGGTGCCGCTGCTCGTGCTGGCCTGCGCCGCCATCGCGGCGGCCGTCGCGGCCGCCGTGGCCGTCTCCGTACTCCAGGCCAAGGACATCGGCGGCGGGCCCGTCGCCTTCGCGCTCCTCGTACTCGCGCTGACCGGCGGTGCGGGGCTGGGCATCCGCAACGCCGCCAAGGTGCTGCCCGCGCTCTCGCGGCGGCGGCTGTTCGCGCTGGCGATCGCGGTCACCGGTGTCGCGCTGCTGGCCATGGGGCTCGTACCCGACACGGCGACGGTGCTGCTCCTCGCGCTGCTCACCGGTTTCACCGCCGGTGTGGTGGCGAACACCGGCCACGCTCTCATCGACGTGGAGACCGAGGACTCCCGTCGTCCGCGCGTCACCGAACACCTGCACGCCGTGGTCAGGGCCTTCGTCGCACTCGGCGTGGTCATCGCCCCTCTCGTCGCCGCGGCCATCGGCCCGCACCGCCTCGCGAGCGGCACCTTCGTCTTCGCCCACGACGGCGCCGCCTTCACCCTGATGCTGGTCGGCGCGCTGCTGCTGCCGCTTGCTGCGGTGGTCCTCGCCAAGACGGACGACCGGTCCGGAGTGCCGCTGCGCCGTGACCTGAGCGACGCGCTGCGCGGCGGCGCCGACCCGGCGCAGGTCCCGGCCGGGACCGGCTTCTTCCTCGTGCTGGAAGGCGGCGACGGCGCCGGCAAGACCACCCAGGTCGAGGCGCTCGCGGCGTGGATCCGGGCCAAGGGCCACGAAGTGGTGGTCACGCGCGAGCCGGGTGCCACCCCGGTCGGCAAGCGGCTCCGCTCGATCCTGCTGGACGTGTCGAGCGCGGGTCTGTCGAACCGCGCCGAGGCGCTGCTGTACGCGGCCGACCGCGCCGAACACGTCGACTCCGTCGTGCGCCCCGCCCTGGAGCGCGGTGCGATCGTCATCTCGGACCGCTACATCGACTCGTCCGTGGCCTATCAGGGCGCGGGCCGCGATCTCTCGCCGACCGAGATCGCCCGTATCTCGCGCTGGGCGACGGACGGACTCGTACCGAATCTGACCGTGCTGCTCGACGTCTCCCCGGAGGCGGCGCGCGAGCGCTTCACGGAAGCGCCCGACCGGCTGGAGTCCGAGCCCACCGAGTTCCATCAGCGGGTGCGCACCGGCTTCCTCACTCTGGCCGCCGCCGATCCGGCGCGCTATCTCGTCGTGGACGCCGGCCAGCTGCCGGAGGAGATCACCACGGTCGTGCGGCACCGGCTCGACCAGTTGCTGCCGCTCTCCGAGGCCGAGGTGGAGGCCCGGGAGGAGGCGCGCCGGGCCGCCATCGAGGAGGCCAGGCGCAAGGCCGAGGAAGAGGCGGCGCGCAAGGCGGAGGAGGAGCGGCTGGCGCGCGAGCGCGAGGCGCAGCTCGCCAAGCTCCGTGCCGAGGAGGAGGAGCGCAAGCGCCGGGAGCTGGAGGAGGCCCGGCAGCGCGAGGCCGAGCGGCAGGCGGAGGAGGCCAGGCAGCGCGCCGAGGAGGAGCACAGGAAGGCCGAGGAGGAGCGCAAGCGCCGCGAGGCCGAGGAGCGGGCGTACGAGGCCGAGCAGGAACGGCTGCGGAAGCAGGCCAAGGAAGAGGCCAGGCTCCGCGTGGAGGCCGAGGAACGGCGCCGCGAGAAGCAGCGCAAGGCCGAGGAGGCCCTGCTCAGGGCGGAGGAGGCGCGCCGGGTCGCTGAGGAGTCGGCGGCCGCCGCCGCTGCCGCCGCGGCGGCAGCGGAGTCCCCGGAGCACCCGGAGCCGCCGGCCCACTCGCCGAACGAGCTGACCGTGCCCACGCCGGTCGTCCGGAAGCGGACGGTCGCTCCCGATGATGTGACGCAGGAGGTTCCGGCGGTACGTCCGGAGAACCTGCGCCCGAAGGCCGAGCCCCGGCCGGGTGCGGGTCCGTCCGATGCCGCCGAGACGGCGGTGTTCCCGCCGGTACGGGACGACAGGCCGCGGGTCGACGAGTCGCGGGACGACAAGCCGCAGGACGGGAAGCCGCGGGACGGGAACCGTTCGGGCGGCCGGGACGCGAAGGGCGCACGGGACGGCCGGGACGCACGGGACGCGCGTGGCTCGCGGGATGCCCGCGCGGCCGACGAGACCGCCGTGCTCCCGCCCGTACGGAACTCCGATCCGGCGGACCGGGTGCCGCGCGGCTTCTTCCGGGACGACGCCCGGCCGGCGCCCGCCGAAGGCGGCAACGAGCGGACCCGGGAGCTGCCGCAGATCGACCCGGAGGCCAGTCCTGGGCGGCAGCCGGAGCGCCCGCGTCGGCGTTCCGACTGGGCGGAGGAGACTCCGCTGGACGATCTCCCGACCCTGGCGGACGAACTGCTCGGCTCGCATGACGAGAACGACGACGAGGGCAAGGGCGGGCGCCGCCGGTAG
- a CDS encoding sodium-translocating pyrophosphatase, with protein MAGHFHPHLSEHPTSLATAVLTDGNRLIVIVIAVVALAALFVAQLLVRQVLAADEGTSSMKEIAAAVQEGANAYLARQLRTLGVFAFVVFFLLMLLPADNWSQRAGRSMFFLVGAFFSAATGYIGMRLAVRSNVRVAAAAREATPAEGEPEKDLTTVSHKAMKIAFRTGGVVGMITVGLGLLGASCVVLVYAADAPKVLEGFGLGAALIAMFMRVGGGIFTKAADVGADLVGKVEKGIPEDDPRNAATIADNVGDNVGDCAGMAADLFESYAVTLVAALILGKAAFGDFGLAFPLIVPAIGVITAMIGIFAVSPRRTDRSGMTAINRGFFISAAISLVLVAVAVFVYLPSTYAELDGVSDRAILGHPGDPRVFALVAVAIGIVLAALIQQLTGYFTETTRRPVRDIGKSALTGPATVVLAGIAIGLESAVYTALLIGLAVYGAFLLGGTSIMLALFAVALAGTGLLTTVGVIVAMDTFGPVSDNAQGIAEMSGDVQGAGAQVLTDLDAVGNTTKAITKGIAIATAVLAAAALFGSYRDAIATAVADVGTGVGGLTLSLDISQPNNLVGLIVGSAVVFLFSGLAINAVSRSAGSVVYEVRRQFREHPGIMDYTEKPEYGRVVDICTKDALRELATPGLLAVLTPIAVGFSLGVGALGSFLAGAIGTGTLMAVFLANSGGAWDNAKKLVEDGHHGGKGSDAHAATVIGDTVGDPFKDTAGPAINPLLKVMNLVALLIAPAVVQFSYGADANAGLRALVAVLALLVIIGAVYVSKRRSVTVDDSVPVS; from the coding sequence ATGGCGGGGCACTTCCATCCACACCTGTCCGAGCACCCCACTTCTCTCGCGACCGCGGTACTCACCGACGGCAACCGGCTGATCGTGATCGTCATCGCGGTCGTCGCGCTGGCGGCCCTGTTCGTCGCCCAACTGCTGGTGCGCCAGGTACTGGCCGCCGACGAGGGCACCAGTTCCATGAAAGAGATCGCGGCGGCTGTACAGGAAGGCGCCAATGCCTATCTGGCGCGTCAGTTGCGTACCCTCGGAGTCTTCGCCTTCGTGGTGTTCTTTCTGCTGATGCTGTTACCGGCGGACAACTGGTCGCAGCGCGCGGGACGTTCGATGTTCTTCCTGGTGGGTGCGTTCTTTTCGGCGGCCACCGGTTACATCGGCATGCGTCTCGCCGTACGCAGCAATGTGCGGGTGGCCGCCGCCGCGCGGGAGGCGACACCGGCGGAGGGCGAGCCGGAAAAGGATCTGACCACGGTTTCCCACAAAGCCATGAAGATCGCGTTCCGAACGGGTGGCGTGGTCGGCATGATCACGGTGGGGCTCGGACTGCTCGGTGCCTCGTGCGTGGTCCTGGTCTACGCGGCCGACGCCCCCAAGGTGCTGGAGGGCTTCGGGCTCGGGGCCGCCCTCATCGCCATGTTCATGCGTGTCGGCGGCGGCATCTTCACCAAGGCCGCCGATGTCGGAGCCGATCTGGTCGGCAAGGTGGAGAAGGGCATCCCCGAGGACGATCCACGCAACGCCGCCACCATCGCGGACAACGTGGGCGACAACGTCGGCGACTGCGCCGGCATGGCCGCCGACCTCTTCGAGTCGTACGCCGTGACGCTGGTCGCCGCGCTCATCCTCGGCAAGGCGGCGTTCGGGGACTTCGGGCTGGCCTTCCCGCTGATCGTTCCGGCGATCGGCGTGATCACCGCGATGATCGGGATCTTCGCGGTCTCCCCGCGCCGCACCGACCGCAGCGGCATGACGGCCATCAACCGCGGCTTCTTCATCTCCGCCGCGATCTCGCTCGTCCTGGTGGCCGTGGCGGTCTTCGTCTACCTGCCGTCCACCTACGCCGAGCTGGACGGGGTGAGCGACCGCGCGATCCTCGGCCACCCCGGCGATCCGAGGGTGTTCGCGCTGGTCGCGGTCGCCATCGGCATCGTCCTCGCCGCGCTGATCCAGCAGTTGACCGGATACTTCACCGAGACCACCCGGCGCCCGGTCAGGGACATCGGGAAATCGGCCCTGACCGGCCCCGCCACGGTGGTCCTCGCTGGCATCGCCATCGGCCTCGAATCGGCCGTCTACACGGCGCTGCTGATCGGGCTTGCGGTGTACGGGGCGTTCCTGCTCGGCGGTACGTCGATCATGCTCGCCCTCTTCGCGGTGGCGCTGGCCGGTACGGGGCTGCTCACCACCGTCGGCGTCATCGTCGCCATGGACACCTTCGGCCCGGTCTCCGACAACGCCCAGGGCATCGCCGAGATGTCCGGCGACGTCCAGGGCGCGGGCGCGCAGGTGCTCACCGACCTCGACGCGGTCGGCAACACCACGAAGGCCATCACCAAGGGCATCGCCATCGCCACGGCCGTACTCGCGGCGGCGGCGCTCTTCGGCTCGTACCGGGACGCCATCGCCACCGCCGTGGCCGATGTGGGCACCGGGGTGGGCGGGCTGACGCTCAGTCTGGACATCTCGCAGCCCAACAACCTGGTGGGGCTGATCGTCGGCTCGGCCGTGGTCTTCCTCTTCTCCGGACTGGCGATCAACGCGGTCTCGCGGTCGGCCGGTTCCGTGGTCTACGAGGTGCGGCGCCAGTTCCGCGAGCACCCCGGCATCATGGACTACACGGAGAAGCCCGAATACGGCCGTGTCGTCGACATCTGTACCAAGGACGCGCTCCGCGAGCTGGCCACCCCCGGTCTGCTCGCCGTCCTCACCCCCATCGCGGTGGGATTCTCGCTCGGAGTAGGGGCGCTCGGGTCCTTCCTGGCGGGCGCGATCGGCACCGGCACGCTGATGGCCGTCTTCCTCGCCAACTCCGGCGGCGCCTGGGACAACGCCAAGAAGCTGGTCGAGGACGGCCACCACGGCGGCAAGGGCAGCGACGCCCACGCCGCCACGGTCATCGGAGACACCGTCGGGGACCCGTTCAAGGACACGGCGGGCCCCGCCATCAACCCGCTGCTGAAGGTGATGAACCTGGTGGCGCTGCTCATCGCCCCGGCGGTCGTGCAGTTCAGTTACGGCGCCGACGCCAACGCGGGACTCCGGGCCCTGGTGGCGGTCCTCGCCCTCCTCGTCATCATCGGGGCGGTGTACGTGTCCAAGCGGCGCTCGGTCACGGTGGACGACAGCGTGCCGGTGTCATGA